In Rattus rattus isolate New Zealand chromosome 9, Rrattus_CSIRO_v1, whole genome shotgun sequence, a genomic segment contains:
- the Fahd1 gene encoding acylpyruvase FAHD1, mitochondrial, with the protein MASTKPLSRFWEWGKNIVCVGRNYADHVKEMRSTVLSEPVLFLKPSTAYAPEGSPVLMPAYCRNLHHEVELGVLLGRRGEAVPEAAAMDYVAGYALCLDMTARDVQDECKKKGLPWTLAKSFTSSCPVSAFVPKEKIPDPHTLTLWLKVNGELRQEGKTSSMIFSIPYIISYVSKIITLEEGDLILTGTPKGVGAVKENDEIEAGIDGVVSMRFKVERSKY; encoded by the coding sequence ATGGCTTCCACCAAGCCGCTGTCTCGCTTCTGGGAGTGGGGCAAGAATATCGTTTGCGTGGGGAGGAACTACGCAGACCACGTCAAGGAGATGCGCAGCACCGTGCTGAGCGAGCCTGTGCTTTTCCTGAAGCCGTCCACCGCGTACGCTCCGGAGGGCTCACCGGTGCTAATGCCCGCTTACTGTCGGAACCTCCACCACGAGGTGGAGTTGGGAGTGCTTCTGGGCAGGCGTGGTGAAGCGGTCCCGGAGGCTGCAGCCATGGACTACGTGGCCGGCTACGCCCTGTGCCTGGATATGACTGCCAGAGATGTGCAGGACGAGTGCAAGAAGAAGGGACTACCGTGGACCCTGGCCAAGAGCTTCACGTCATCCTGTCCGGTCAGCGCCTTCGTGCCCAAGGAGAAGATTCCTGACCCTCATACCCTAACACTGTGGCTCAAGGTCAACGGAGAGCTCAGGCAGGAGGGCAAAACGTCATCTATGATCTTTTCCATCCCCTACATCATCAGCTATGTTTCCAAGATAATAACCTTGGAAGAAGGAGATCTTATCTTGACCGGGACTCCAAAGGGAGTTGGGGcagttaaagaaaatgatgaGATCGAGGCCGGCATAGACGGGGTGGTTAGTATGAGGTTCAAGGTGGAAAGGTCAAAATACTAA